From a region of the Tursiops truncatus isolate mTurTru1 chromosome 2, mTurTru1.mat.Y, whole genome shotgun sequence genome:
- the PTGR2 gene encoding prostaglandin reductase 2 isoform X1 has protein sequence MIVQRVVLNSRPGKNGNPVAENFRVEEVNLPDNINEGQVQVRTLYLSVDPYMRCRMNEDTGSDYISPWQLSQVVDGGGIGIIEESKHTNFTKGDFVTSFCWPWQTKVILDGNILEKVDPQLVDGHLSYFLGAIGMPGLTSLIGIQEKGHITAESNQTMVVSGAAGACGSLAGQIGHLMGCSRVVGICGTPEKCLLLTSELGFDAAINYKEGSVAEQLRELCPSGVDVYFDNVGGDISDTVISQMNQNSHIILCGQISQYNKDVPYPPPLPSAVEAIRKERNITRERFLVLNFKDKFEPGILQLSQWFKEGKLKIKETMINGLENMGAAFQSMMTGGNIGKQIVCISEETSLLSL, from the exons ATGATTGTACAAAGAGTGGTATTGAATTCCCGACCTG GAAAAAATGGTAATCCAGTGGCAGAAAATTTCCGAGTAGAAGAAGTAAACTTGCCAGATAATATCAATGAAGGACAAGTACAAGTCAGAACTCTTTACCTTTCTGTGGATCCTTACATG cgttgtagaatgaatgaagacACTGGCAGTGACTATATATCACCTTGGCAGCTGTCTCAGGTGGTTGATGGTGGAGGTATTGGGATTATAGAAGAAAGCAAACACACAAATTTTACTAAAGGCGATTTTGTGACTTCTTTCTGTTGGCCCTGGCAAACCAAGGTTATTCTAGATGGAAATATCCTTGAAAAG gtAGACCCACAGCTTGTGGATGGACACCTTTCATACTTTCTTGGAGCTATAGGGATGCCTGGTTTGACTTCCTTGATTGGGATACAGGAAAAAGGTCATATAACTGCTGAATCTAATCAGACAATGGTTGTTAGTGGAGCTGCTGGTGCTTGTGGATCCTTAGCTGGGCAG ATTGGCCATTTGATGGGCTGTTCCAGAGTTGTGGGAATTTGTGGAACACCTGAGAAGTGCCTCCTTTTGACCTCAGAACTGGGCTTTGATGCTGCAATTAATTATAAAGAGGGGAGTGTGGCAGAACAGCTCCGTGAATTATGCCCCTCTGGAGTGGATGTTTACTTTGACAATGTTGGAGGTGACATCAGTGATACAGTGATAAGTCAG ATGAATCAGAACAGCCACATCATCCTATGTGGTCAAATTTCTCAGTACAACAAAGATGTGCCTTATCCTCCTCCACTACCCTCTGCTGTAGAAGCAATCcggaaagaaagaaacatcacAAG AGAAAGATTTCTGGTGTTAAATTTTAAGGACAAATTTGAGCCTGGTATTCTCCAGCTGAGTCAGTGGTTTAAAGAAGGAAAGCTAAAG ATCAAAGAGACTATGATAAATGGATTGGAAAACATGGGAG ctgCATTCCAGTCCATGATGACAGGAGGTAACATCGGAAAGCAGATAGTTTGCATTTCAGAAGAAACCTCTTTGTTATCTCTGTAA
- the PTGR2 gene encoding prostaglandin reductase 2 isoform X3, with protein sequence MIVQRVVLNSRPGKNGNPVAENFRVEEVNLPDNINEGQVQVRTLYLSVDPYMRCRMNEDTGSDYISPWQLSQVVDGGGIGIIEESKHTNFTKGDFVTSFCWPWQTKVILDGNILEKIGHLMGCSRVVGICGTPEKCLLLTSELGFDAAINYKEGSVAEQLRELCPSGVDVYFDNVGGDISDTVISQMNQNSHIILCGQISQYNKDVPYPPPLPSAVEAIRKERNITRERFLVLNFKDKFEPGILQLSQWFKEGKLKIKETMINGLENMGAAFQSMMTGGNIGKQIVCISEETSLLSL encoded by the exons ATGATTGTACAAAGAGTGGTATTGAATTCCCGACCTG GAAAAAATGGTAATCCAGTGGCAGAAAATTTCCGAGTAGAAGAAGTAAACTTGCCAGATAATATCAATGAAGGACAAGTACAAGTCAGAACTCTTTACCTTTCTGTGGATCCTTACATG cgttgtagaatgaatgaagacACTGGCAGTGACTATATATCACCTTGGCAGCTGTCTCAGGTGGTTGATGGTGGAGGTATTGGGATTATAGAAGAAAGCAAACACACAAATTTTACTAAAGGCGATTTTGTGACTTCTTTCTGTTGGCCCTGGCAAACCAAGGTTATTCTAGATGGAAATATCCTTGAAAAG ATTGGCCATTTGATGGGCTGTTCCAGAGTTGTGGGAATTTGTGGAACACCTGAGAAGTGCCTCCTTTTGACCTCAGAACTGGGCTTTGATGCTGCAATTAATTATAAAGAGGGGAGTGTGGCAGAACAGCTCCGTGAATTATGCCCCTCTGGAGTGGATGTTTACTTTGACAATGTTGGAGGTGACATCAGTGATACAGTGATAAGTCAG ATGAATCAGAACAGCCACATCATCCTATGTGGTCAAATTTCTCAGTACAACAAAGATGTGCCTTATCCTCCTCCACTACCCTCTGCTGTAGAAGCAATCcggaaagaaagaaacatcacAAG AGAAAGATTTCTGGTGTTAAATTTTAAGGACAAATTTGAGCCTGGTATTCTCCAGCTGAGTCAGTGGTTTAAAGAAGGAAAGCTAAAG ATCAAAGAGACTATGATAAATGGATTGGAAAACATGGGAG ctgCATTCCAGTCCATGATGACAGGAGGTAACATCGGAAAGCAGATAGTTTGCATTTCAGAAGAAACCTCTTTGTTATCTCTGTAA
- the PTGR2 gene encoding prostaglandin reductase 2 isoform X2: MRCRMNEDTGSDYISPWQLSQVVDGGGIGIIEESKHTNFTKGDFVTSFCWPWQTKVILDGNILEKVDPQLVDGHLSYFLGAIGMPGLTSLIGIQEKGHITAESNQTMVVSGAAGACGSLAGQIGHLMGCSRVVGICGTPEKCLLLTSELGFDAAINYKEGSVAEQLRELCPSGVDVYFDNVGGDISDTVISQMNQNSHIILCGQISQYNKDVPYPPPLPSAVEAIRKERNITRERFLVLNFKDKFEPGILQLSQWFKEGKLKIKETMINGLENMGAAFQSMMTGGNIGKQIVCISEETSLLSL; encoded by the exons ATG cgttgtagaatgaatgaagacACTGGCAGTGACTATATATCACCTTGGCAGCTGTCTCAGGTGGTTGATGGTGGAGGTATTGGGATTATAGAAGAAAGCAAACACACAAATTTTACTAAAGGCGATTTTGTGACTTCTTTCTGTTGGCCCTGGCAAACCAAGGTTATTCTAGATGGAAATATCCTTGAAAAG gtAGACCCACAGCTTGTGGATGGACACCTTTCATACTTTCTTGGAGCTATAGGGATGCCTGGTTTGACTTCCTTGATTGGGATACAGGAAAAAGGTCATATAACTGCTGAATCTAATCAGACAATGGTTGTTAGTGGAGCTGCTGGTGCTTGTGGATCCTTAGCTGGGCAG ATTGGCCATTTGATGGGCTGTTCCAGAGTTGTGGGAATTTGTGGAACACCTGAGAAGTGCCTCCTTTTGACCTCAGAACTGGGCTTTGATGCTGCAATTAATTATAAAGAGGGGAGTGTGGCAGAACAGCTCCGTGAATTATGCCCCTCTGGAGTGGATGTTTACTTTGACAATGTTGGAGGTGACATCAGTGATACAGTGATAAGTCAG ATGAATCAGAACAGCCACATCATCCTATGTGGTCAAATTTCTCAGTACAACAAAGATGTGCCTTATCCTCCTCCACTACCCTCTGCTGTAGAAGCAATCcggaaagaaagaaacatcacAAG AGAAAGATTTCTGGTGTTAAATTTTAAGGACAAATTTGAGCCTGGTATTCTCCAGCTGAGTCAGTGGTTTAAAGAAGGAAAGCTAAAG ATCAAAGAGACTATGATAAATGGATTGGAAAACATGGGAG ctgCATTCCAGTCCATGATGACAGGAGGTAACATCGGAAAGCAGATAGTTTGCATTTCAGAAGAAACCTCTTTGTTATCTCTGTAA